From one Geoalkalibacter halelectricus genomic stretch:
- a CDS encoding EVE domain-containing protein has product MKSEPQCFSFADLKRAPGQITCWDGVRNYQARNLLRDEVRIGDGVLFYHSSIPVPAIVGLARVMRAGYPDPSARDPRSEHFDPRAGDENPIWWAVDIQYDTEIVRPLTREMLRGHPVLEKMDVLRKGNRLSVQPVTAEQWEAVLQLSQVRDQSTYQTSRGRV; this is encoded by the coding sequence ATGAAATCCGAGCCCCAATGTTTTTCCTTCGCGGATCTTAAACGTGCTCCCGGGCAAATCACCTGCTGGGACGGGGTGCGCAACTACCAGGCCCGCAATCTGTTGCGCGACGAAGTGCGGATCGGAGACGGCGTGCTGTTTTATCACAGCAGTATCCCCGTGCCGGCCATCGTGGGGCTGGCACGGGTGATGCGCGCGGGTTATCCCGACCCGAGCGCCCGTGATCCGCGCTCCGAGCATTTCGATCCCCGGGCCGGCGACGAAAATCCTATCTGGTGGGCCGTGGATATCCAGTATGATACGGAGATTGTCCGGCCGCTGACCCGGGAGATGCTGCGCGGGCATCCGGTGTTGGAAAAGATGGACGTACTCAGGAAAGGAAACCGGCTTTCCGTGCAGCCCGTGACGGCCGAGCAATGGGAGGCGGTATTGCAATTGAGCCAGGTTCGCGATCAATCCACATATCAAACGAGTCGGGGGAGAGTATGA
- a CDS encoding AsmA family protein, translating to MNKFVKIGAIVAAVVLVLVVAVVILAKILITPERVRATVVPVAEKALEREVHLGEIEVRLLTGIALHDLRIKEKDSDETFVSAGQVRLRYRFWPLLFLQVVVDEVRLEDPQIRVVRLADGTFNFSDLLGETPEEAQTQPVAASPDTGSASAAPPINLTIATVRLSGGELLFVDQMINPDAPMRYQISQLNFAARDIALDRAFPFELEARINDAPLSVEGRADVLRQTGNARINLDNLDVTAFSPYFREQLPGRLTGLKLGLDVRAEGGADQLTSSGKVALRDLSLTLDDLPDAPIRGANLLLDYDLSADLAASILNLRSSRIDYNGIIAEASGRIEQFDAEPRLAMDLRVPSLDLRKALAALPSALVADVKELDPAGVVDVRARLEGAADQGAALLKNAEVRLQDVQATAGGMRPALNGRLNLDGDRLESQDLVMRAAGNQARIDLKASNLFGEPIVVSQHISADRFDLDALLQAAAGPAAATAREPAPQATAPAEEIGPFDLPLRADGTVKIGQTVYKGLTINDFDLAYRLVDNILTLEKMTGRVVGGTFNQTARVDLGREGLAYQGKVNLQSLQADPFVSAFFPQAAGSFFGNLNLDLDLNGRGTLPETLKQNLSGKGRINLLEGRITGAGLAEGLANFLNLEDLRVLRFSKFGGSFTIEQGRVRLNTDLEGSEVRMKPQGSVGLDGSLDLNLNASLAPNLMQRLDQRGQVTRFLTDQQGWGQLPLRVAGNYDQPRFALDTTGVREQVEERAREELQRRVIDRVLPPKPEEGEEKPQDPARRLLDDAVRGIFGR from the coding sequence ATGAACAAATTCGTCAAAATCGGCGCCATTGTCGCCGCCGTGGTGCTGGTGCTTGTGGTGGCGGTGGTTATCCTCGCCAAAATTCTCATCACCCCGGAGCGCGTGCGCGCGACGGTGGTGCCCGTGGCCGAGAAAGCTTTGGAGCGCGAGGTGCACCTAGGTGAAATCGAGGTGCGCCTGTTGACCGGCATTGCCCTGCATGACCTGCGCATCAAGGAAAAGGACAGCGACGAAACCTTTGTCAGCGCCGGTCAGGTGAGGCTGCGCTATCGTTTCTGGCCGTTGCTGTTTCTCCAGGTGGTGGTGGATGAAGTGCGTCTGGAAGACCCCCAGATCCGGGTGGTGCGGCTGGCGGATGGGACGTTCAACTTCAGCGACCTGCTCGGCGAGACGCCGGAGGAGGCGCAAACCCAGCCCGTCGCGGCAAGCCCCGATACCGGATCCGCCTCCGCGGCGCCGCCCATCAACCTGACCATTGCCACCGTGCGGCTCAGCGGCGGCGAGTTGCTGTTTGTCGATCAGATGATCAATCCCGATGCGCCCATGCGCTACCAAATCAGTCAGTTGAATTTTGCCGCGCGCGATATCGCCCTGGATCGCGCCTTTCCCTTTGAACTGGAGGCCCGCATCAACGACGCTCCGCTATCCGTCGAGGGGCGTGCCGATGTATTGCGGCAGACCGGCAACGCGCGCATCAACCTGGACAATTTAGACGTTACGGCCTTCTCGCCCTATTTCCGCGAGCAACTGCCCGGACGGCTCACCGGGCTTAAGCTGGGCCTGGATGTGCGTGCCGAGGGCGGTGCCGATCAGCTGACTTCAAGTGGCAAGGTGGCACTGCGCGACCTCAGCCTGACCCTTGATGACCTGCCCGATGCGCCGATTCGCGGCGCCAACCTGCTTCTCGACTACGATCTCAGCGCCGATCTCGCTGCCTCAATCCTGAACCTGCGCAGCTCCCGGATCGACTACAACGGCATCATCGCCGAGGCATCCGGTCGCATTGAGCAGTTCGATGCCGAGCCGCGACTGGCTATGGATCTGCGCGTGCCCTCCCTCGACCTGCGCAAGGCCCTGGCGGCCCTGCCCAGTGCGTTGGTCGCCGACGTTAAGGAACTGGATCCGGCCGGGGTGGTGGACGTGCGGGCGCGGCTCGAAGGGGCCGCCGATCAGGGCGCGGCCCTGCTCAAGAATGCCGAAGTGCGTTTGCAGGACGTTCAGGCCACGGCAGGCGGTATGCGGCCGGCACTCAACGGGCGCCTCAACCTTGACGGCGATCGCCTCGAATCCCAGGATCTCGTCATGCGCGCGGCCGGCAATCAGGCCCGCATCGACCTTAAAGCCAGCAACCTGTTCGGCGAGCCAATTGTCGTCAGCCAACACATCAGCGCCGATCGCTTCGATCTCGATGCGCTGCTTCAAGCCGCTGCGGGGCCAGCCGCGGCCACCGCGCGCGAACCGGCGCCCCAGGCCACCGCGCCCGCCGAGGAAATCGGACCTTTTGATCTGCCCCTGCGCGCCGACGGCACCGTCAAAATCGGACAGACGGTCTACAAAGGCCTGACGATCAATGATTTCGACCTCGCCTACCGGTTGGTCGATAATATTCTGACTCTGGAAAAAATGACCGGGCGTGTGGTGGGCGGCACCTTTAATCAGACGGCGCGCGTCGATCTGGGACGCGAGGGCTTGGCTTATCAAGGCAAGGTCAATTTGCAGTCCCTGCAGGCCGATCCTTTTGTCAGCGCCTTTTTTCCGCAAGCCGCGGGGTCCTTCTTCGGCAACCTAAATCTCGATCTTGATCTCAACGGGCGCGGCACCCTGCCTGAAACCCTCAAGCAAAACCTCTCCGGCAAGGGCCGGATCAATCTTCTTGAAGGGCGTATCACCGGCGCCGGTCTGGCCGAGGGATTGGCCAACTTTCTCAACCTCGAGGATTTGCGCGTGCTGCGTTTCAGCAAGTTCGGCGGCAGTTTTACCATCGAGCAGGGTCGAGTGCGCCTCAACACCGATCTCGAGGGCAGCGAAGTGCGTATGAAACCCCAAGGTTCGGTGGGGCTCGACGGCAGTCTCGATCTCAACCTCAACGCCAGCCTGGCGCCCAACCTCATGCAGCGCCTTGATCAGCGCGGTCAGGTCACCCGTTTCCTCACCGATCAGCAGGGCTGGGGCCAGCTACCCCTGCGGGTTGCCGGCAACTACGATCAGCCGCGTTTCGCCCTTGACACCACCGGGGTGCGCGAGCAGGTGGAGGAAAGGGCGCGCGAGGAATTGCAGCGTCGGGTCATCGATCGGGTTCTGCCGCCCAAGCCGGAGGAGGGGGAGGAAAAACCCCAGGATCCGGCGCGACGCCTGCTTGATGATGCGGTGCGCGGAATTTTCGGTCGCTGA
- a CDS encoding ferritin-like domain-containing protein has protein sequence MNVFEFAMKMETDAEAYYKKLAEETNVEGIRNIFLDLAADEKKHYQIFEAMKARTDLSAMEDSKALESAKNAFEKLLGQRPAAGEIKGDLDAYQHAMKMEAEGARVYEEALARETNPEVQNLLKRVIAEEQKHFNIIQNVYDFVNAPNEFLAWREFSNVEEFRNFGRDVGA, from the coding sequence ATGAATGTATTTGAATTTGCCATGAAAATGGAAACGGATGCGGAAGCTTACTACAAAAAATTGGCTGAAGAAACCAATGTCGAGGGGATTCGAAACATCTTTCTTGACCTGGCGGCCGATGAAAAGAAGCATTATCAGATTTTCGAGGCCATGAAGGCGCGCACCGACCTAAGCGCCATGGAGGACAGCAAGGCCCTCGAGAGTGCCAAGAATGCTTTTGAAAAGTTGCTGGGGCAGCGCCCCGCTGCGGGTGAGATCAAGGGTGATCTGGACGCTTATCAGCACGCCATGAAAATGGAAGCCGAGGGCGCCCGCGTCTACGAAGAAGCCCTGGCCCGGGAAACCAACCCGGAAGTCCAGAATCTTCTCAAGCGGGTCATCGCGGAGGAGCAGAAGCATTTCAACATCATCCAGAATGTTTATGACTTCGTGAATGCTCCCAACGAATTTCTGGCCTGGCGCGAGTTCAGCAACGTCGAGGAGTTCCGCAATTTCGGGCGTGACGTCGGAGCCTGA
- the rtcA gene encoding RNA 3'-terminal phosphate cyclase has protein sequence MPYSPLEIDGSLGEGGGQILRTALSLSLLTRRPLRMVNIRAGRHRPGLAPQHLQAVEAATVIGGAACTGAHRDSQHIEFAPQGLFPGSYHFDIGTAGSVSLVLQTLLVPLAFAPAPSRLLVRGGTHVPWSPCYHYLEHHWLPCLREMGFRLELSLEAAGYYPRGGGEVRALVHPVQKLDPLSFHQRGNLEKLTCLSLATGLPRHVAERQALQAQRRLSRFKAVLNVEMGDLPGRGQGSMLMLLAEFEGGRCCYYALGQRGKPAEQVADEAVEALEQFLTRQAAIDEYLADQLLLPLALTSRSCGFTTAKVTPHLLTNSEVIMGFLPVDIHVEGALGGVGRVRIGDKAS, from the coding sequence ATGCCTTATTCTCCCCTTGAGATCGACGGATCCCTGGGCGAGGGCGGCGGCCAGATTCTGCGCACCGCCTTGAGCCTCTCCCTGCTGACCCGCCGACCCCTGCGCATGGTTAATATCCGCGCCGGGCGGCACCGACCGGGCCTGGCTCCTCAACATCTTCAGGCCGTCGAAGCCGCCACCGTTATCGGCGGCGCCGCATGCACTGGAGCGCACAGGGACTCGCAACACATCGAATTCGCTCCCCAGGGGCTCTTTCCAGGCAGCTATCATTTCGATATCGGCACCGCCGGTTCGGTGAGCCTGGTGCTGCAAACATTGCTTGTGCCCCTGGCTTTCGCACCGGCCCCGTCGCGGTTGTTGGTGCGTGGTGGAACGCATGTCCCCTGGAGCCCCTGCTATCATTATCTCGAACACCATTGGCTGCCGTGCCTGCGCGAGATGGGGTTTCGCCTGGAGCTGAGCCTGGAGGCGGCCGGCTACTATCCCCGCGGGGGCGGCGAGGTGAGGGCCCTGGTGCACCCCGTGCAGAAACTCGATCCGCTTAGTTTTCATCAGCGCGGCAACCTCGAAAAGCTCACCTGCCTGTCCCTGGCCACCGGCCTGCCGCGCCATGTGGCCGAGAGGCAGGCGCTTCAGGCACAACGGCGCCTGAGCCGCTTCAAGGCGGTTCTAAACGTGGAAATGGGTGATTTGCCCGGTCGCGGACAGGGCAGTATGCTGATGCTGTTGGCGGAATTCGAAGGCGGGCGCTGTTGCTATTACGCGCTGGGGCAACGCGGCAAGCCGGCCGAACAGGTGGCTGATGAAGCCGTGGAGGCTCTGGAACAGTTTCTTACGCGCCAGGCGGCCATTGATGAGTATCTGGCGGATCAACTGTTGCTGCCCCTGGCCCTCACGAGCCGTTCCTGCGGGTTTACCACGGCGAAGGTAACGCCGCATTTGTTGACCAATAGCGAAGTTATCATGGGATTTCTGCCGGTTGATATCCATGTCGAGGGTGCCTTGGGTGGAGTCGGTCGGGTGCGAATTGGCGACAAAGCCTCATGA
- a CDS encoding secretin N-terminal domain-containing protein: MTKHLLVLLLTVVALVCPGSLRAEVKSLELQHIAAEEILPVVRELLGPEVRVSALHNRLIVRGAQADLADFEKIVRQLDVARQMLRVTLRQESRQVETATRFDAEGRLIGGDVVLGSGGIEVGAARRLGTAREARDQFVQVLDGGQARILVGEAAPFTREMAVLVDRHGGRGYAQSVDFQEVATGFVVQPLRQGEQVLLEVTPFLQEFAGGGSPAMGGARSVIFQEAATRVRVPLGTWYDLAGHLASASEVGAAFVSWRTGAEEARRQILVRVDVLP, translated from the coding sequence ATGACAAAACATCTGCTGGTTTTGTTGCTCACGGTGGTGGCGCTGGTGTGTCCCGGCAGCCTGCGGGCGGAGGTCAAATCCTTGGAGCTACAGCATATCGCCGCCGAAGAAATCTTGCCGGTGGTGCGTGAGCTGCTGGGACCGGAAGTGCGGGTCAGCGCCCTGCACAACCGGCTGATCGTACGTGGCGCGCAGGCTGATCTTGCCGATTTCGAGAAGATTGTGCGCCAGCTCGATGTGGCGCGGCAAATGCTGCGCGTGACCCTGCGCCAGGAGTCACGCCAGGTGGAAACTGCGACCCGGTTTGACGCCGAAGGCCGGCTGATCGGGGGCGATGTGGTCCTTGGTAGCGGCGGCATTGAGGTCGGTGCCGCACGGCGGCTGGGTACCGCGCGTGAGGCCCGTGATCAGTTCGTGCAAGTTCTCGATGGTGGCCAGGCGCGCATTCTCGTCGGCGAGGCGGCACCCTTTACCCGTGAGATGGCTGTGCTGGTCGATCGGCATGGCGGGCGCGGTTATGCACAAAGCGTTGATTTTCAGGAAGTTGCCACCGGATTCGTGGTTCAACCGCTTCGCCAGGGTGAGCAGGTGCTGCTTGAGGTGACGCCCTTTTTGCAGGAGTTTGCCGGGGGCGGCTCCCCGGCCATGGGCGGTGCCAGGTCGGTGATTTTTCAAGAGGCCGCAACCCGGGTGCGCGTGCCCTTGGGCACTTGGTACGATCTGGCCGGGCACCTGGCTTCCGCCAGTGAAGTCGGGGCCGCTTTCGTGAGTTGGCGCACCGGCGCCGAGGAGGCACGCCGCCAAATTCTGGTTCGGGTGGATGTCCTGCCGTGA
- a CDS encoding sulfite exporter TauE/SafE family protein: MKKAGFSPAFFVSSAVAFFAKLPDMEFLSPQFIGLFLLVGALAGILAGLFGIGGGVVLVPLFIWAFSIAGFPPDLIVHIAFGTSLAIIIPTAFSAALGHRKRGNVKSPQVIILAAGSLLGAALGAYLATTLSGDVLKALFGLMLLGVGLKLFLFHPRLPPEETGKIPARKLLAVGFIGGGFSAFFGIGGGVITVPLLVIALRQPIHLAVGNSSALIVVSALAGTIFYVLLGFQVPHLPSYCLGYVNVVVATLVAPVSMVCARLGVRLATRIRNDKLMYGFAVFLILIGLRMFFSLWF; this comes from the coding sequence ATGAAAAAAGCCGGCTTTTCGCCGGCTTTTTTTGTTTCCTCCGCAGTGGCCTTTTTCGCTAAACTGCCGGACATGGAATTTCTTTCTCCCCAGTTCATCGGTCTTTTCCTGCTCGTCGGCGCGCTGGCCGGAATTTTGGCCGGGCTCTTCGGTATCGGCGGCGGGGTGGTTTTGGTGCCCCTGTTTATCTGGGCATTCTCCATTGCCGGCTTTCCCCCCGATCTCATTGTTCACATCGCCTTCGGCACCAGTCTCGCCATCATCATTCCCACCGCCTTCAGTGCGGCTCTCGGACACCGAAAACGCGGCAACGTCAAAAGCCCCCAGGTGATAATACTGGCCGCCGGTTCCTTGCTTGGCGCTGCCTTGGGAGCCTATCTGGCGACGACGTTGTCGGGCGACGTGCTCAAGGCGCTGTTCGGTTTGATGCTGCTGGGGGTGGGCCTGAAGCTGTTTTTGTTTCACCCCCGCTTGCCGCCCGAGGAGACGGGCAAGATCCCGGCGCGCAAACTGCTGGCCGTGGGCTTCATCGGCGGCGGCTTTTCCGCTTTTTTCGGCATCGGTGGGGGAGTGATCACCGTCCCTTTGCTGGTCATTGCCCTGCGCCAGCCCATTCATCTGGCCGTGGGCAATTCCAGCGCGCTGATCGTGGTGTCGGCCTTGGCGGGCACCATTTTTTACGTTCTCCTGGGATTTCAGGTTCCTCATCTGCCCTCCTATTGCCTGGGCTACGTCAACGTCGTGGTGGCGACCCTGGTGGCGCCCGTGAGCATGGTCTGCGCCCGGCTTGGGGTGCGGCTTGCGACGCGCATCCGCAATGATAAACTGATGTACGGATTTGCCGTCTTTCTGATTCTGATCGGATTGCGCATGTTTTTCAGTCTCTGGTTTTGA
- the amrB gene encoding AmmeMemoRadiSam system protein B: MERQPAVAGQFYPANRDKLRALLAGLVPRTVPRKALGVVSPHAGYVYSGGVAGETLAQVHIPDRVVILGPNHQGLGPRAALYSTGSWQTPLGATAIDEPLARKLLDECKLLSADSTAHRFEHSLEVQVPFLQYLNPEVRIVPICLGRVGLDDLLSFGADLGECLKQAGGEILMVASSDMTHYESAGQAREKDTAAIDKILALDPEGLYQVVAARHISMCGVIPTVAMLAACRHLGARGATLIRYTNSGAVTGDTREVVGYAGVVIT; the protein is encoded by the coding sequence ATGGAACGCCAACCCGCCGTTGCTGGCCAGTTCTATCCCGCGAACCGCGACAAGCTGCGCGCCTTGCTCGCCGGTTTGGTGCCGCGTACCGTGCCGCGCAAGGCTCTCGGGGTCGTGTCGCCCCATGCCGGATATGTCTACTCCGGCGGTGTCGCCGGCGAAACCCTGGCCCAGGTACACATCCCCGATCGGGTCGTGATTCTTGGCCCCAATCATCAGGGTCTCGGGCCCCGCGCGGCGCTCTACTCCACCGGCTCCTGGCAAACGCCCCTGGGGGCGACCGCCATTGATGAGCCCTTGGCGCGCAAACTGTTGGACGAGTGCAAGCTGTTGTCCGCCGACAGCACCGCCCATCGTTTCGAGCACTCCCTGGAGGTGCAGGTGCCCTTTCTGCAATATCTCAACCCCGAGGTGCGGATCGTTCCCATCTGTCTGGGGCGGGTGGGCTTGGATGATCTGCTGAGCTTCGGCGCGGATCTCGGCGAATGTCTCAAGCAGGCGGGGGGAGAAATCCTCATGGTCGCCAGCTCCGATATGACTCACTACGAATCGGCCGGGCAGGCACGGGAGAAAGATACGGCCGCCATCGACAAAATTCTCGCCCTCGATCCCGAGGGGCTTTATCAGGTGGTGGCCGCTCGCCACATCAGCATGTGCGGCGTCATCCCGACCGTGGCCATGCTTGCCGCCTGTCGCCACCTGGGGGCGCGCGGCGCCACTTTGATCCGCTACACCAACAGCGGCGCGGTCACCGGTGATACGCGCGAAGTCGTCGGTTATGCGGGGGTGGTTATCACCTGA
- the gltX gene encoding glutamate--tRNA ligase, which translates to MANLRVRFAPSPTGYLHIGGARTALFNFLVARKEKGTFVLRIEDTDVARSTQESVDAILEAMDWLGLSYDEGPYYQSQRSELYREKIDQLIADGRAYRCYCTAEELEEKRQKAQAEGRKPKYDGTCRVLSGRAPADTPFVVRFLAPVEGETTFADRIKGPITFRNEELDDLIIQRSDGTPTYNFVVVVDDATMGITLVIRGDDHINNTPRQIQLYEALGYEVPQFAHVPMILGADKTRLSKRHGATSVMAYKDLGYLPEAMVNYLVRLGWSHGDQEIFSMDELIEKFSLENVGKSAGVFNPGKLLWLNEHYIKTGDPVRLGDCLVPFLEEDGLDPTNGPALPDVVRTLQDRAKTLVEMAEGAAFYYKKELEFDGKAVAKFLTEDKIAIFNDLIEGLEPLDMWDAEAVGGVFQNLMKEKDLKLPAIAQPVRVALTGGTTSPSIYDVVVVLGKETTLRRLRDVLPLCGA; encoded by the coding sequence ATGGCAAACCTGCGTGTTCGTTTCGCGCCCAGTCCGACCGGCTATTTGCATATCGGCGGCGCGCGCACCGCATTGTTCAACTTTTTGGTCGCCCGCAAGGAAAAAGGAACCTTCGTTCTGCGCATCGAGGACACCGACGTGGCGCGTTCCACCCAGGAATCCGTGGATGCCATTCTTGAAGCCATGGACTGGTTGGGCCTAAGTTACGATGAAGGCCCTTACTACCAGTCCCAGCGCTCGGAGCTGTATCGGGAAAAAATCGATCAACTGATCGCCGATGGACGGGCCTACCGCTGCTACTGCACGGCCGAAGAGTTGGAGGAAAAGCGCCAAAAGGCCCAAGCCGAAGGACGCAAGCCAAAATACGATGGAACCTGCCGTGTCTTGAGCGGGCGGGCGCCGGCCGACACGCCCTTCGTGGTGCGTTTTCTGGCTCCCGTAGAGGGCGAGACGACCTTTGCGGATCGCATCAAGGGCCCGATCACCTTTCGCAACGAGGAACTTGACGATCTCATCATCCAGCGCAGCGACGGCACCCCAACCTACAACTTCGTGGTGGTGGTGGACGATGCCACCATGGGCATTACCCTGGTGATTCGCGGCGACGACCACATCAACAATACGCCGCGCCAGATTCAGCTCTACGAGGCCTTGGGTTACGAGGTGCCGCAATTCGCTCATGTACCCATGATCCTTGGCGCCGACAAGACCCGCCTGTCCAAGCGCCATGGCGCCACTTCAGTCATGGCCTACAAGGATCTGGGCTATTTGCCCGAGGCCATGGTCAATTACCTGGTGCGCCTCGGCTGGTCCCATGGCGATCAGGAAATCTTTTCCATGGATGAGTTGATCGAGAAATTTTCTCTTGAAAACGTCGGCAAATCGGCCGGCGTCTTCAATCCCGGCAAGCTGCTGTGGCTCAACGAGCACTACATCAAAACCGGCGACCCGGTGCGCCTGGGCGATTGCCTGGTTCCCTTCCTTGAAGAAGATGGCCTTGACCCCACCAACGGGCCGGCGTTGCCCGATGTGGTGCGCACGCTGCAGGATCGCGCCAAGACCCTGGTTGAGATGGCCGAAGGCGCCGCATTTTATTACAAAAAGGAGCTTGAGTTCGACGGCAAGGCGGTCGCCAAGTTTCTGACCGAGGATAAGATCGCTATCTTCAATGACCTCATTGAAGGGCTTGAACCTCTGGACATGTGGGATGCCGAAGCGGTGGGTGGGGTTTTCCAGAACCTCATGAAGGAGAAAGATCTCAAGCTTCCCGCCATCGCACAACCGGTGCGGGTCGCTCTCACCGGCGGCACCACCAGCCCGAGCATCTACGATGTCGTTGTCGTTCTCGGCAAGGAAACCACGCTGCGGCGCCTTCGGGATGTACTGCCCTTGTGTGGCGCCTGA
- a CDS encoding SoxR reducing system RseC family protein — MLEETGTIVEIKDPRTAVVLCRKSSMCENCAARTNCHTGDDGDGDLRRIEAHNGLGAVVGDTVKIAADTRSFLQGSFLLYILPLIFLLIGAGAGQLLGQRFNAGPDPNLLAALLGILFLTLSFVGIRLGTRHLSADNFMPRITEILVAPADSNKGDQHGNQNHRHQ; from the coding sequence ATGCTCGAAGAGACAGGCACCATCGTAGAAATCAAAGACCCGCGCACCGCCGTAGTCCTGTGCCGCAAAAGCAGCATGTGCGAAAATTGCGCCGCCCGAACCAACTGTCACACCGGCGACGACGGCGACGGCGACCTCAGACGGATCGAGGCGCACAACGGTCTCGGGGCGGTGGTCGGCGATACCGTTAAGATCGCAGCCGATACCCGCAGTTTCCTGCAAGGCTCGTTTTTGCTCTACATTCTGCCCTTGATCTTTTTGCTCATCGGCGCCGGCGCCGGACAACTGCTAGGGCAACGATTCAACGCCGGCCCTGATCCCAACCTCCTGGCGGCTCTTCTCGGCATCTTGTTTCTGACTCTGAGCTTTGTGGGCATCAGGCTGGGCACCCGGCATCTTTCAGCAGACAATTTCATGCCGCGCATCACCGAAATTCTCGTCGCGCCGGCGGACTCAAATAAAGGCGATCAACATGGGAATCAAAATCATCGCCACCAATAA
- the smpB gene encoding SsrA-binding protein SmpB: MGIKIIATNKKAYHDYFIDEVYEAGLVLTGTEVKSLRLGKVNLKEAFCRIKNGEAFINNMNISPYEQGNRENHDPTRERKLLLHREEIAKLTRKVDERGLTLVPTKIYFKDSRAKLEIGVGRGKKLHDKRETLKEKQHSRETARALRDHAKK, from the coding sequence ATGGGAATCAAAATCATCGCCACCAATAAAAAGGCCTATCACGATTACTTCATTGACGAAGTCTATGAAGCCGGGCTGGTGCTGACCGGCACCGAGGTCAAATCCCTGCGCCTCGGCAAGGTCAACCTCAAGGAGGCGTTCTGCCGCATCAAAAACGGCGAAGCCTTCATCAACAATATGAACATCAGCCCTTACGAGCAGGGCAACCGCGAAAACCACGACCCCACCCGCGAGCGAAAACTTCTGCTGCATCGCGAGGAGATCGCCAAACTCACACGCAAGGTCGACGAGCGCGGGCTGACCTTGGTGCCGACCAAAATCTACTTCAAGGACAGCCGCGCCAAGCTCGAAATCGGCGTGGGACGCGGCAAGAAGCTCCACGACAAGCGCGAAACCCTCAAGGAAAAGCAACACAGCCGCGAAACTGCCCGCGCCCTCAGGGATCACGCGAAGAAGTAG
- a CDS encoding tyrosine-type recombinase/integrase — translation MPKRIASLTDLQISRAKPQEKQKALFDGGGLFLLVTPAGGKLWRFKYRFSGKEKILAFGAYPEISLGEARQRREEARKHLANGVDPGEIKKSLQAATVARLEEGFEVIAREWHGKFASSWSTSHAATTLRRLEADVFPVIGDHPLADIKAPELLAMLRRVEARGALETAHRIRTICGQVFRYAIATGRADRDPAADLKGALPPYKPRHLSAITDPAKVGDLLRAIDGYQGSFVVKSALQLAPLVFVRPGELRQAQWAELDLDRAEWNIPAERMKIKKAHGVPLSGQAVAILRELKALTGRSRYLFPSARSNARPLSDNALNAALRRMGFEKDEMTTHGFRALARTILDEVLGFRPEIIEHQLAHVVKDPLGRAYNRTTHLGERKRMMQDWADYLDGLKAQK, via the coding sequence GTGCCCAAGCGGATTGCGTCCCTCACCGACCTGCAAATCTCTCGTGCCAAGCCCCAGGAAAAACAAAAGGCCCTCTTTGACGGTGGCGGCCTCTTTTTGCTGGTCACTCCGGCCGGCGGCAAGCTGTGGCGCTTTAAGTACCGTTTTTCGGGAAAGGAGAAAATCCTGGCCTTTGGCGCCTACCCGGAAATCTCCCTTGGCGAGGCCAGGCAGCGACGCGAAGAAGCCCGCAAGCACTTGGCCAATGGCGTTGACCCCGGTGAGATCAAAAAGTCCCTTCAGGCCGCAACGGTTGCGCGGCTCGAGGAAGGTTTCGAGGTCATTGCCCGCGAATGGCACGGCAAGTTCGCCTCCTCCTGGTCAACGAGCCATGCCGCGACGACCTTGAGGCGCCTGGAGGCCGATGTCTTTCCCGTGATTGGAGATCACCCCCTGGCGGATATCAAGGCACCCGAACTTCTTGCCATGCTACGCCGCGTCGAGGCGCGCGGCGCGCTGGAAACGGCTCACCGGATCAGGACCATCTGCGGGCAGGTGTTTCGCTACGCCATCGCCACCGGGCGCGCCGACCGTGATCCCGCAGCCGACCTCAAGGGGGCTTTGCCGCCCTACAAGCCAAGACACCTGTCGGCCATCACCGACCCGGCAAAGGTCGGTGATCTGCTGCGCGCCATTGACGGCTACCAGGGATCTTTCGTGGTCAAAAGCGCGTTGCAGTTGGCACCCCTGGTCTTTGTGCGTCCCGGGGAGCTGCGCCAGGCTCAATGGGCCGAGCTCGACCTCGATCGGGCCGAATGGAACATCCCGGCCGAGCGCATGAAAATCAAAAAAGCCCACGGCGTGCCCCTGTCCGGCCAGGCGGTGGCGATTCTGCGCGAACTCAAGGCGCTTACCGGGCGCAGCCGCTACCTCTTCCCGAGTGCGCGCTCCAACGCCCGGCCCCTCTCCGATAACGCCCTCAATGCCGCCCTGCGCCGCATGGGGTTCGAAAAGGATGAGATGACCACCCACGGCTTTCGCGCCCTGGCCCGCACCATCCTCGACGAAGTCCTCGGTTTCCGTCCGGAGATCATCGAACATCAGCTAGCGCATGTGGTCAAGGACCCCCTCGGTCGCGCCTACAATCGCACCACCCATCTTGGCGAGCGAAAAAGGATGATGCAGGACTGGGCCGACTATCTGGATGGATTAAAGGCACAAAAATGA